One Pseudoalteromonas ulvae UL12 DNA window includes the following coding sequences:
- a CDS encoding M48 metallopeptidase family protein, which translates to MSEKQYFLGYPPAIQQQVSQLITQGKLKHYLLNKYPSPHQIISDKALFHYTNELKQRYLKNTPVINKALYKKQKDLVKNALGTHTFSSKNHGGKLKSSHEIAIAMQLKNAPEPLLKVLVVHELAHFKEKDHNKAFYNLCEHMLPEYHQLELDLRLFIYQCEFFEGLYEK; encoded by the coding sequence ATGAGTGAAAAGCAGTACTTTTTAGGTTATCCACCGGCTATTCAGCAGCAAGTTAGTCAACTGATCACACAAGGAAAGCTAAAGCATTATTTGTTAAATAAGTACCCAAGCCCCCATCAGATTATTTCTGATAAAGCATTGTTTCACTATACAAATGAGCTAAAGCAGCGCTATTTAAAAAATACACCTGTGATTAATAAAGCACTGTATAAAAAACAAAAAGATCTGGTCAAAAATGCCTTAGGAACCCACACCTTCAGCAGTAAAAATCATGGCGGTAAACTCAAAAGTAGCCATGAAATAGCCATCGCAATGCAGCTAAAAAATGCACCTGAGCCGTTATTAAAAGTTTTAGTGGTGCATGAATTAGCCCACTTTAAAGAAAAAGATCATAACAAAGCATTTTATAATTTATGTGAGCATATGCTGCCTGAATATCATCAACTGGAGCTTGATTTACGTTTGTTTATCTACCAATGTGAGTTTTTTGAAGGGTTATATGAAAAGTAA
- a CDS encoding DUF3334 family protein: MTKNKVISTEAILSTLCNSVTEVLSSASGNEIGYSAMVQKITRTCMRPDIGCFVLFDGGFTGLVITNFTSQAAMEIYGDYMRNMGMPESEIAHSHLSDDVSNVMGELMNQIVGDFTGKVRSQLHTSITQNQPKMMAINKQVQISVDTNMDRPQARRVTFTTGNQNIFYLELAMDKTEFIKLHDFDIVEDEDPDTIIAATKKQQESKSAKAAEPTDLDDDFMADLGL, encoded by the coding sequence ATGACGAAAAATAAAGTAATTAGCACAGAAGCAATCTTATCGACATTATGTAATTCCGTGACGGAAGTTTTATCATCAGCCAGTGGCAATGAAATTGGTTACTCAGCAATGGTGCAAAAAATAACACGAACCTGTATGCGCCCAGATATTGGCTGTTTTGTGTTGTTTGATGGAGGATTTACCGGGTTGGTGATTACTAACTTTACATCACAAGCTGCGATGGAGATTTATGGTGATTATATGCGCAATATGGGAATGCCAGAATCTGAAATCGCCCATAGCCATTTATCGGATGATGTCTCTAATGTTATGGGAGAGCTCATGAATCAGATTGTAGGTGATTTTACTGGGAAAGTACGTTCGCAATTACACACCTCTATTACTCAAAATCAGCCAAAAATGATGGCGATTAATAAACAAGTACAAATCTCCGTTGATACCAATATGGATCGTCCTCAAGCACGGCGAGTGACGTTTACAACAGGCAATCAAAATATTTTTTATCTTGAACTGGCGATGGATAAAACCGAGTTCATTAAACTGCATGATTTTGACATCGTAGAAGATGAAGATCCCGATACCATTATTGCAGCAACAAAAAAACAGCAAGAAAGTAAATCTGCTAAAGCGGCTGAGCCAACAGATCTCGATGATGATTTTATGGCTGATTTAGGACTGTAA
- the cmoA gene encoding carboxy-S-adenosyl-L-methionine synthase CmoA, whose protein sequence is MSNKDNIYATTQAVEDFTFDAKVVEVFPDMIQRSVPGYATIVSTMGKLAGQFAQNNSNLYDLGCSLGAVTLSMRRNIDKENCAIIGIDNSAAMVERCKLHLSGFRSQVPVDIRLGDITQSNIENASVVALNFTLQFIPLEKRQALLSNIYQGLKPGGVLLLSEKFRGNDEQADSLLIDLHHDFKRANGYSELEISQKRTAIENVMRPESLEQHLTRLQSIGFSQTQVWYQCFNFCSMIAIK, encoded by the coding sequence GTGAGCAATAAAGACAACATTTATGCCACCACGCAGGCTGTAGAAGATTTTACTTTTGATGCCAAAGTGGTTGAAGTTTTCCCTGATATGATCCAGCGTTCAGTGCCAGGATACGCGACCATTGTCAGCACAATGGGTAAATTAGCCGGCCAATTTGCACAAAACAACTCAAATTTGTATGACTTAGGTTGTTCATTAGGTGCGGTCACCTTATCGATGCGCCGTAATATTGATAAAGAGAACTGCGCCATCATCGGAATTGATAATTCCGCTGCAATGGTAGAACGATGTAAACTCCATTTAAGTGGCTTTCGCTCGCAGGTCCCGGTTGATATCCGCTTAGGTGATATCACGCAATCAAATATTGAAAATGCATCGGTGGTGGCACTTAATTTTACCTTACAATTCATTCCTCTTGAAAAACGTCAAGCGTTGCTGAGCAACATATATCAAGGTTTAAAGCCCGGTGGCGTTTTACTTTTAAGTGAAAAATTCCGTGGTAATGACGAACAAGCTGATTCATTACTAATTGATTTGCACCATGATTTTAAACGAGCAAATGGCTATTCTGAATTAGAAATTAGTCAAAAACGCACCGCTATCGAAAACGTGATGCGACCAGAATCACTGGAACAACATCTCACCCGTTTGCAATCAATAGGCTTTAGCCAAACGCAAGTGTGGTATCAATGCTTTAACTTTTGCTCAATGATCGCGATTAAATAG
- the cmoB gene encoding tRNA 5-methoxyuridine(34)/uridine 5-oxyacetic acid(34) synthase CmoB has translation MNNWFNQFYGQIAETQLSAWLETLPAQLAHWQKEAAHGDLPKWQKALKNLPVSTTSHINITSKVEFGFEDELSDGQKKQMVHLLKGLMPWRKGPFTLHGVEIDTEWRSDWKWDRLVEHISPLQDKTVLDIGCGSGYHLWRMRGAGAKFVVGIDPSDLFLCQFQAIKHYNPDPNVHLLPLGVEALPELKAFDTVFSMGVLYHRRSPIDFLAQLKAQLKPGGELVLETLVIEGDEQAVLMPTDRYAKMRNVWYIPSCDALKLWMERVGFKDIKVVNKDVTSLDEQRKTSWMPTESLSDFLDPLDPTKTIEGYPAPLRAIFIATV, from the coding sequence ATGAACAATTGGTTTAATCAATTTTACGGCCAAATTGCCGAAACGCAGCTGAGTGCTTGGCTAGAAACCTTGCCTGCTCAATTAGCTCATTGGCAAAAAGAAGCCGCTCACGGTGATTTACCTAAATGGCAAAAAGCACTGAAAAATTTGCCCGTATCCACCACTTCGCATATCAATATTACTTCTAAAGTCGAATTTGGTTTCGAAGATGAGCTCTCTGATGGCCAAAAAAAGCAAATGGTACATCTACTCAAAGGCTTAATGCCGTGGAGAAAAGGGCCGTTTACACTTCATGGTGTTGAAATTGATACCGAATGGCGCAGCGATTGGAAATGGGATCGATTAGTTGAGCATATCTCCCCTTTACAGGATAAAACGGTACTCGATATCGGCTGTGGTTCAGGTTACCATTTATGGCGCATGCGCGGCGCAGGGGCAAAATTTGTTGTTGGTATTGACCCTTCTGACTTGTTTTTATGTCAATTCCAAGCAATCAAGCACTATAACCCTGATCCAAATGTCCATTTACTCCCCTTAGGAGTCGAGGCCTTACCAGAATTAAAAGCCTTTGATACCGTGTTTTCTATGGGCGTATTATATCATCGTCGCTCGCCCATTGATTTCTTAGCTCAGCTTAAAGCCCAGCTCAAACCAGGAGGTGAGTTAGTCCTAGAAACATTGGTCATCGAAGGGGATGAACAAGCCGTTCTGATGCCTACTGACCGTTATGCGAAAATGCGTAATGTTTGGTATATCCCAAGCTGTGATGCACTTAAATTATGGATGGAACGCGTTGGCTTTAAAGATATCAAAGTAGTGAATAAAGATGTCACTTCACTAGACGAGCAACGTAAAACATCATGGATGCCCACTGAGTCTTTAAGTGATTTCCTTGATCCTCTCGATCCAACTAAAACCATCGAAGGGTATCCCGCGCCACTGCGTGCAATTTTTATTGCAACTGTTTAA
- the purM gene encoding phosphoribosylformylglycinamidine cyclo-ligase — translation MSEQKQSLSYKDAGVDIDAGNALVERIKGVVKKTRRPEVMGGIGGFGALCQLPTGYKEPVLVAGTDGVGTKLRLAIDLKKHDTVGIDLVAMCVNDLIVQGAEPLFFLDYYATGKLDVDTAADVVTGIGAGCELSNCALIGGETAEMPGMYEGEDYDMAGFCVGVVEKSKIIDGTKVAAGDQIIALASSGPHSNGYSLVRKVLEVSGADTNAEFEGKTLGEHLLTPTRIYVKPVLELLKQVDAHALSHITGGGFWENIPRVLPESAKAVIKGDSWQWPAVFNWLQENGNIETHEMYRTFNCGVGMIIVVPAADVEKSLDILKAAGENAWHIGEIQDAAAGEEQVEITSAK, via the coding sequence GTGAGCGAACAAAAACAGTCTCTAAGTTATAAAGACGCCGGTGTCGATATCGATGCAGGCAACGCACTGGTTGAACGCATTAAAGGCGTTGTAAAAAAAACCAGACGTCCTGAAGTTATGGGCGGAATTGGTGGTTTTGGCGCGCTTTGTCAATTACCAACTGGTTATAAAGAACCCGTACTCGTAGCCGGCACTGATGGTGTTGGTACTAAACTTCGTCTTGCAATTGACCTTAAAAAGCACGATACCGTCGGTATTGATCTTGTTGCTATGTGTGTCAACGACCTCATCGTTCAAGGTGCAGAACCACTGTTTTTCCTTGATTATTATGCGACGGGCAAACTTGATGTCGATACTGCTGCAGATGTTGTGACAGGTATTGGCGCAGGTTGTGAGCTTTCAAACTGTGCATTAATCGGTGGTGAAACTGCTGAAATGCCAGGTATGTACGAAGGCGAAGACTATGACATGGCTGGTTTCTGTGTTGGTGTTGTTGAAAAATCAAAAATTATCGACGGTACAAAAGTCGCAGCGGGCGATCAAATCATTGCGTTAGCATCTAGTGGCCCTCACTCGAATGGCTACTCATTAGTGCGTAAAGTACTTGAAGTTTCAGGCGCTGATACTAATGCCGAGTTTGAAGGTAAAACGCTAGGTGAACACCTATTAACGCCAACTCGTATTTATGTTAAACCCGTCTTAGAGCTTCTAAAGCAAGTTGATGCGCACGCATTGTCACACATCACAGGTGGTGGCTTCTGGGAAAATATCCCGCGTGTACTTCCTGAATCAGCAAAAGCTGTTATCAAGGGCGATAGCTGGCAATGGCCTGCTGTTTTCAACTGGTTACAAGAAAACGGTAACATCGAAACTCACGAAATGTATCGCACATTTAACTGTGGTGTCGGTATGATCATCGTTGTTCCGGCTGCAGATGTTGAGAAGAGCTTAGACATCCTCAAAGCTGCTGGCGAAAATGCATGGCATATTGGTGAAATCCAAGATGCAGCCGCTGGCGAAGAGCAAGTTGAAATCACGAGCGCTAAATAA
- the purN gene encoding phosphoribosylglycinamide formyltransferase translates to MNRTRIVVLISGSGSNLQAIIDAVQAGDIQADICAVISNRPNVLGLERAEKAGITTVTLDHKEFESRDAYDAALMNKIESFTPDLVVLAGFMRILTPSLVQKFKGKMLNIHPSLLPKYQGLNTHQRAIDAGDSVHGVSVHFVTEELDGGPVIVQAKVDILPNDTADTLAQRVHQQEHIIYPLVVKWFSEQRLTMEAHYAVLDNKELPSEGAQYN, encoded by the coding sequence ATGAACCGCACTCGGATTGTGGTGTTAATTTCGGGCAGTGGCTCGAATTTACAAGCCATCATCGACGCGGTTCAAGCGGGTGATATCCAAGCCGATATTTGCGCTGTGATCAGTAACAGACCCAATGTGTTGGGTCTGGAACGTGCAGAAAAAGCAGGCATCACAACCGTGACTCTTGATCATAAAGAATTTGAGTCTCGGGATGCATATGATGCCGCTTTGATGAATAAAATTGAGAGTTTTACACCAGATTTGGTTGTATTAGCTGGTTTTATGCGTATTCTAACCCCAAGCTTAGTGCAAAAATTTAAAGGAAAAATGTTGAACATTCATCCTTCTTTGTTGCCTAAGTATCAAGGTCTGAATACCCATCAAAGAGCGATTGATGCAGGTGACAGCGTTCACGGTGTAAGTGTGCATTTTGTGACAGAAGAATTAGATGGCGGTCCTGTCATAGTACAAGCCAAAGTTGATATCCTTCCAAATGATACAGCCGATACACTCGCGCAACGCGTTCATCAACAAGAGCATATTATTTATCCTTTGGTGGTCAAGTGGTTCAGTGAACAACGACTAACTATGGAAGCACATTATGCTGTTCTTGATAACAAAGAACTTCCTTCTGAAGGCGCGCAATACAATTAA